One stretch of Leadbetterella byssophila DSM 17132 DNA includes these proteins:
- a CDS encoding OmpA family protein, with the protein MKFRLFLGAIAISTLSYAQDVEKIRLQVRVVNSLDGSEIKNAGIKVAYRDQNIPLKSDKKKSFYEILKGGELKVIAEAGNFYSETQSFDTELLYDEDILEIKLNPKSFTSTRLAVVDSKSNTPITAQVDLSGLNLNQKYSTTNSPIDISVTEKGEYQLSISAAGYQSKRLSTHIDPSKDQEILVSLDPLPSTFKLLAINKESRQEITSFSKFEVLGKNLVWEERTKVLNADKGQKISINIEAPGFEPLQKSLDLEQNQITLELTPISLAAFTIKVVNLRTKADTKANIEVKSPTGEVLQAYTGQNFVPKEEGTYEFTYKSENGGSYSHKENTVRAKGQIIPITLEITPPYQTTFVVLDQETKSPIPSPSLTIKTEDGKIVEGKDLTFTFYEKHTLTYDLSAPGYERISGSVDVNDAGTVNLPLKKLPTIHYVSQEYSLIDSYTEKPILKSQLFLLDANKQPVETLYNASKGTYLATKVIAGQSYSLDIKAEGYQNYSAPTSNQEGSHIIKLEPSGLQEYTFQFIDDYTKEKIVVKSLFVNNAANKQVPLNSTEDGFKATFLPNAALDLKFEAEGYETKSLKVAAFNGEPLALRKSTYPLALKFTPSLTEEQSNKAKIVITQGKSKTIKGTWEDGVYHLLTDPAQLLDMEINVPGYHPYIGSLNRSQVAQMEANITLTPLPTAPEKMEAKVGKSYVLTGVNFEQSQTTMLPGSEDKLAEVLQFMKDHPNVKIEIIGHTEKAGDERQNVRLSEFRARTVANWLFNKGIASSRITTAGKGSAEPIDPNDAAVNRRIEVKVVEE; encoded by the coding sequence ATGAAATTCAGGTTATTTTTAGGTGCTATTGCCATCTCTACTTTAAGCTATGCTCAAGATGTTGAAAAAATCCGTCTACAAGTACGGGTAGTCAACAGTTTAGATGGCTCAGAAATCAAGAATGCCGGTATTAAAGTGGCCTATAGAGATCAGAACATTCCATTGAAATCTGATAAGAAGAAAAGCTTCTATGAAATCCTGAAAGGAGGAGAATTAAAAGTAATAGCTGAAGCCGGAAACTTCTATAGTGAAACTCAGAGTTTTGACACAGAACTGCTTTACGATGAAGACATTCTGGAGATTAAACTCAATCCAAAATCTTTTACTTCTACGCGCCTTGCGGTAGTTGATTCAAAGTCGAACACACCGATTACGGCACAGGTTGATCTTAGCGGATTAAACCTAAATCAAAAATACAGTACCACTAATTCACCCATAGATATTTCAGTCACTGAAAAGGGCGAGTACCAACTTTCAATCTCTGCAGCAGGATATCAATCTAAACGATTATCCACCCACATAGATCCTTCTAAAGATCAAGAAATATTGGTTAGCCTAGACCCTCTTCCATCTACTTTTAAGCTACTCGCCATCAATAAAGAAAGCAGACAAGAAATCACGTCCTTTTCAAAATTTGAAGTTCTAGGAAAGAATCTAGTATGGGAAGAAAGAACAAAAGTCCTGAATGCGGATAAAGGCCAAAAAATTAGCATCAATATTGAAGCACCTGGCTTTGAACCCTTACAGAAATCTCTGGATCTGGAACAAAATCAAATTACCCTCGAACTAACCCCAATCAGCCTAGCTGCTTTCACCATTAAAGTAGTCAATCTTAGAACCAAAGCTGATACAAAAGCGAATATTGAGGTAAAATCACCTACTGGAGAAGTACTACAAGCTTATACAGGTCAAAACTTCGTTCCAAAGGAAGAAGGAACGTATGAATTCACCTACAAATCAGAAAATGGAGGCTCTTATTCACACAAGGAAAATACAGTAAGAGCTAAAGGACAAATCATACCTATAACGCTAGAAATCACTCCTCCGTACCAGACTACTTTCGTAGTGCTCGATCAGGAAACAAAATCACCTATACCCAGCCCCTCTTTGACCATTAAAACAGAAGATGGGAAAATAGTTGAAGGCAAAGATCTTACATTTACTTTCTACGAAAAACATACCCTTACCTACGATCTTTCCGCTCCAGGATACGAGAGGATAAGTGGAAGTGTAGACGTAAATGATGCCGGAACAGTGAATTTACCCTTGAAGAAGTTGCCTACCATTCACTATGTCTCTCAGGAATACAGCCTAATAGATTCTTACACAGAGAAACCTATATTGAAAAGCCAACTATTCCTGCTAGATGCAAATAAACAGCCCGTTGAAACCCTATATAACGCAAGCAAAGGAACTTATCTAGCTACAAAAGTGATTGCAGGACAAAGTTATTCTTTGGATATCAAAGCGGAGGGATACCAAAATTATTCAGCCCCAACAAGTAATCAAGAAGGAAGCCATATCATCAAATTAGAACCAAGTGGTCTTCAAGAATACACCTTCCAGTTCATAGATGATTACACCAAAGAAAAAATAGTTGTAAAATCTCTATTCGTGAATAATGCCGCAAACAAGCAGGTGCCTTTAAATTCCACAGAAGATGGATTTAAAGCAACCTTCTTACCAAATGCAGCTTTAGATCTTAAATTCGAAGCAGAGGGATACGAAACGAAATCTCTAAAAGTGGCAGCCTTCAATGGAGAGCCTCTGGCATTAAGAAAATCTACTTACCCTTTAGCACTCAAGTTTACCCCTAGTCTAACAGAGGAGCAATCGAACAAGGCCAAGATCGTGATCACTCAGGGAAAGAGCAAAACCATCAAAGGAACCTGGGAGGATGGAGTGTATCACCTACTAACTGACCCTGCTCAACTCCTAGATATGGAGATAAACGTACCTGGTTACCATCCCTACATAGGCTCACTGAATAGAAGCCAAGTGGCGCAAATGGAGGCTAACATAACCCTGACTCCGCTCCCTACGGCACCGGAAAAGATGGAGGCTAAGGTAGGTAAGAGCTATGTGCTAACCGGGGTGAATTTTGAACAGAGTCAAACTACCATGTTACCGGGATCTGAAGACAAGCTAGCAGAGGTGCTTCAGTTTATGAAAGACCATCCTAACGTAAAAATCGAAATTATTGGCCATACCGAAAAGGCCGGAGATGAAAGACAAAACGTAAGATTGTCTGAGTTTAGAGCGAGGACGGTAGCCAACTGGCTATTCAATAAGGGCATTGCATCCTCACGAATTACAACTGCCGGAAAAGGATCAGCTGAACCTATAGATCCGAATGATGCCGCAGTAAATAGAAGAATCGAAGTAAAAGTAGTGGAAGAATAG
- a CDS encoding L-threonylcarbamoyladenylate synthase, whose amino-acid sequence MTEVGKDIQKAKAILEAGGLVAIPTETVYGLAANALNPKAVAKIFEAKNRPSFDPLIIHISTFAELYKYTSQSLGQLTEIANKFWPGPLTVLLPKRDIIPDVVTSGLERVAVRVPQHELTLSLLSSIDFPLAAPSANPFGYVSPTTAQHVYDQLAGKVDYILDGGPCQVGVESTIIGIEVADLVVYRKGGLAIEDLERNFEGKVRVNDFSASNPSAPGMLKKHYSPDKQVLVYKEGESYDKETAFLRFSSPISGYSYQFVLSESADLAEAAARLFQGLRALDQMPVKTIVIEFVPEVGLGRAINDRLRRTIAEE is encoded by the coding sequence ATGACAGAGGTAGGTAAGGATATACAAAAGGCAAAAGCAATTTTGGAAGCGGGTGGCTTAGTTGCTATTCCAACGGAGACGGTCTATGGTTTAGCTGCAAATGCCTTGAATCCCAAGGCTGTGGCGAAGATCTTTGAAGCTAAGAATCGCCCGTCCTTCGATCCTTTAATAATACATATTTCGACATTTGCAGAATTATACAAATATACTTCGCAAAGCTTAGGTCAATTAACAGAAATTGCGAATAAATTTTGGCCTGGGCCGCTTACGGTGCTTCTGCCTAAAAGGGATATTATTCCTGACGTGGTAACTTCAGGCTTAGAAAGAGTAGCGGTAAGGGTACCACAACATGAGCTAACTTTATCTTTGCTAAGTAGTATTGATTTCCCTTTAGCGGCACCTAGTGCTAATCCTTTTGGATATGTATCACCGACTACGGCTCAGCATGTCTATGATCAGTTGGCTGGCAAAGTGGATTATATTCTAGACGGAGGTCCCTGCCAGGTAGGAGTTGAATCAACCATCATAGGCATTGAAGTTGCGGATTTGGTGGTTTATCGGAAAGGTGGTTTAGCCATAGAAGATCTGGAACGGAATTTTGAAGGGAAGGTTAGGGTGAATGACTTTTCTGCCTCTAATCCCAGTGCTCCGGGCATGTTGAAGAAGCATTATTCCCCGGATAAGCAGGTGCTCGTCTATAAAGAAGGTGAATCATACGATAAAGAAACCGCATTTTTAAGATTTTCTTCTCCCATTTCAGGGTATTCTTATCAGTTTGTTCTTAGTGAAAGTGCTGATCTTGCAGAAGCTGCGGCAAGGTTATTCCAAGGTTTGAGAGCATTGGATCAAATGCCGGTAAAGACCATTGTCATTGAATTTGTACCGGAAGTAGGTCTGGGAAGGGCTATAAATGATAGATTAAGGAGGACCATAGCGGAAGAATAA
- the truA gene encoding tRNA pseudouridine(38-40) synthase TruA, whose protein sequence is MRYFIEISYLGTHFHGWQIQPGADTVQGELEKALSTVLNAPISIMGSSRTDTGVHARQQYAHVDLPQEIHAGYIQRLNRFLPKDITIKNFYPLSDEAHARFDATGRKYIYRILHSKDSFQQWICAHYSRRPDVDAMNKAAKILFLHTDYQSFSKVKTDVTTFDCTITEAVWRYVDERLEFHISANRFLRGMVRAVVGTLLEVGYGKIGLQEFENIILAKDRTKAGTAVKAEGLTLERVYYPEGYFNKGGLI, encoded by the coding sequence TTGAGATACTTTATTGAAATTTCTTACTTGGGTACCCATTTCCATGGTTGGCAGATCCAGCCCGGGGCAGATACTGTACAGGGGGAACTAGAGAAAGCCCTTAGCACGGTGCTGAATGCGCCTATTTCAATCATGGGAAGTAGTAGGACTGATACGGGTGTTCATGCGCGCCAGCAATATGCCCATGTAGATTTACCTCAGGAGATCCATGCCGGTTACATTCAGCGCTTGAATCGTTTTCTACCTAAGGACATTACCATCAAGAATTTTTATCCTTTAAGTGATGAAGCACATGCTCGCTTTGACGCTACGGGTAGAAAATATATTTACAGGATTCTTCATTCCAAAGATTCTTTCCAACAGTGGATTTGTGCGCATTATTCCAGAAGGCCGGATGTTGATGCCATGAATAAGGCTGCGAAAATCCTTTTTCTGCACACCGACTACCAAAGTTTTAGTAAGGTTAAGACAGATGTCACCACCTTTGACTGTACCATAACGGAAGCAGTGTGGAGATATGTGGATGAGCGATTAGAATTTCATATCTCAGCCAACAGGTTTCTAAGAGGTATGGTGAGAGCTGTGGTGGGTACTTTACTGGAAGTAGGTTATGGGAAAATTGGATTACAGGAATTTGAAAACATCATTCTGGCTAAGGATAGAACAAAAGCCGGAACGGCTGTAAAAGCGGAGGGCTTAACTTTAGAAAGAGTGTACTATCCGGAGGGATATTTTAATAAGGGAGGTTTGATATGA
- a CDS encoding nucleoside permease encodes MSGLIRFKLSFMMFLEFFIWGSWFVTLGTYLGKNLNATGAEIANIFGTQSWGAIIAPFIVGLIADRYFNAERILGILHLVGAGLMYLMYSAGTAGEFFPYVLGYMILFMPTLALVNSISFRQLNDPEKEFSGIRIWGTIGWILAGLAISFVFAWDSGESIEAGALRNTFLMASIVSAVLGVYSFILPSTPPTKSAGDNSSVSDILGLEALQLLKDKNFLIFFISSILICIPLAFYYQYANPFLNDIGMQNPTAKMTIGQISEVLFLLALPIFFKRFGFKNTILIAMLAWALRYVMFAYGDAGQFSFMLLIGIALHGICYDFFFVAGQIYTDAKAGLKYKSAAQGLISLATYGVGMMIGFWAAGLIADHYTSIKETNIAQFWQQVWVIPAGIAVAVMAFFFLFFKSEKVES; translated from the coding sequence ATGAGTGGACTTATTCGTTTTAAGTTGTCTTTTATGATGTTCCTTGAATTTTTTATTTGGGGATCATGGTTTGTGACGCTTGGTACTTATCTAGGAAAAAACCTGAATGCTACAGGTGCTGAGATTGCGAACATCTTCGGTACTCAATCTTGGGGAGCCATTATTGCACCATTTATTGTAGGTCTTATAGCAGACCGTTACTTTAATGCAGAGCGTATTCTAGGTATACTTCATTTAGTAGGTGCCGGTTTGATGTATTTGATGTACAGTGCTGGTACTGCGGGTGAATTTTTCCCATATGTATTAGGTTACATGATTCTTTTCATGCCTACCCTTGCCTTAGTCAATTCCATTTCATTTAGACAATTAAATGATCCCGAAAAAGAGTTTTCCGGCATCAGAATCTGGGGAACTATTGGTTGGATCTTAGCCGGTTTAGCGATCAGCTTCGTTTTTGCCTGGGATTCAGGGGAATCCATTGAAGCGGGTGCATTAAGAAATACCTTTTTGATGGCTTCAATTGTATCTGCTGTATTAGGTGTGTATAGTTTTATCCTTCCTTCAACACCCCCTACTAAGAGTGCAGGTGATAATAGTTCAGTTTCAGACATCTTAGGCTTAGAGGCATTACAGTTGTTGAAAGATAAAAACTTCTTGATCTTCTTTATTTCTTCTATTTTGATTTGTATTCCTTTAGCGTTCTATTATCAGTATGCAAACCCGTTCTTAAATGATATCGGGATGCAGAATCCTACCGCTAAGATGACTATTGGTCAGATTTCTGAAGTATTATTCCTATTGGCCTTACCTATTTTCTTCAAGCGTTTTGGCTTTAAGAATACCATCTTAATCGCCATGTTAGCATGGGCACTGAGATATGTGATGTTTGCGTATGGAGATGCAGGACAATTCAGCTTTATGTTATTGATAGGTATTGCTTTACACGGGATCTGCTATGACTTTTTCTTTGTGGCTGGGCAGATTTATACAGACGCTAAAGCTGGACTAAAATATAAAAGTGCTGCTCAAGGTTTGATATCCTTGGCTACCTATGGGGTAGGTATGATGATAGGTTTCTGGGCAGCGGGTCTTATAGCCGACCATTATACTAGCATAAAAGAAACGAATATTGCTCAGTTTTGGCAGCAAGTTTGGGTTATTCCGGCCGGAATTGCAGTGGCCGTCATGGCCTTCTTCTTCCTCTTCTTTAAGAGTGAGAAGGTAGAATCTTAA
- the fumC gene encoding class II fumarate hydratase: protein MEFRIEKDTMGEVQVPANVYWGAQTQRSIENFKIAQDINKMPKEIIRAFAYLKHGAALANLECGVLDQEKADLIGNVCQEILDGKLDDQFPLVVWQTGSGTQSNMNCNEVIAYRAHVLKGGNLTDKTKFIHPNDDVNKSQSSNDTFPTAMHIAAYKMLVEVTIPGIEKLRDTLEKKSKEFMGIVKIGRTHFMDATPLTLGQEFSGYVSQLNHGLKAIKNTLAHLSELALGGTAVGTGINTPPRYAEVVAEKIAQLTGLPFVTAENKFEALAAHDAIVEAHGALKTVAVSLMKIGNDIRMLSSGPRAGIGEIHIPDNEPGSSIMPGKVNPTQCEAMTMVAAQVLGNDVAINVGGATGHFELNVFKPMMIYNFLHSARLIGDSCVSFNDKCAVGIEPLKENITKHVNNSLMLVTALNTKIGYYKAAEIAQTAHKNGSTLKETAIALGYLTAEEFDQWVKPEDMVGKIN, encoded by the coding sequence ATGGAATTCAGAATAGAAAAAGACACGATGGGCGAGGTTCAAGTACCCGCTAATGTGTATTGGGGTGCCCAGACACAGCGTTCTATCGAAAACTTTAAAATTGCGCAGGACATCAATAAAATGCCCAAAGAAATCATCAGGGCATTCGCCTATTTAAAACATGGTGCAGCCCTTGCAAACCTTGAATGTGGAGTGCTAGACCAAGAGAAGGCGGATTTAATAGGCAATGTTTGTCAAGAAATCCTTGATGGAAAGTTGGATGATCAATTTCCACTAGTAGTATGGCAAACGGGTTCAGGGACTCAGTCAAACATGAACTGTAACGAGGTGATTGCTTACAGAGCCCACGTTTTAAAAGGAGGAAACTTAACAGATAAAACAAAGTTCATCCATCCTAATGACGATGTAAACAAGTCTCAATCTTCAAATGACACCTTCCCTACCGCTATGCACATCGCGGCGTACAAGATGTTAGTTGAAGTAACCATCCCTGGTATTGAAAAGCTGAGAGATACTCTAGAGAAAAAATCAAAAGAGTTCATGGGTATTGTGAAAATAGGTAGAACCCACTTCATGGATGCTACTCCATTGACCCTAGGACAAGAATTCTCAGGCTATGTATCGCAGTTGAACCATGGCTTAAAAGCCATTAAAAATACTTTAGCTCACCTTTCCGAACTAGCCTTAGGTGGAACGGCTGTAGGTACAGGCATCAATACGCCCCCAAGATATGCTGAAGTAGTAGCAGAGAAAATCGCTCAATTAACCGGCTTACCTTTTGTTACTGCAGAAAACAAATTTGAAGCTTTAGCTGCACATGACGCTATCGTTGAAGCTCACGGAGCACTAAAAACAGTAGCCGTTAGCTTGATGAAGATTGGTAATGACATCCGTATGCTATCCAGCGGACCAAGAGCAGGTATTGGTGAGATCCATATCCCAGATAATGAGCCAGGTTCTTCTATCATGCCGGGTAAAGTTAACCCTACGCAGTGCGAAGCCATGACCATGGTAGCCGCTCAGGTATTGGGTAATGACGTTGCTATTAACGTCGGTGGGGCTACAGGTCACTTCGAATTAAACGTGTTTAAACCGATGATGATCTATAACTTCCTGCATTCCGCCCGTCTAATAGGAGATAGCTGTGTGTCATTCAATGACAAATGTGCAGTAGGGATCGAACCTTTAAAGGAAAATATCACCAAACACGTGAATAATTCCCTTATGCTAGTAACGGCTCTTAATACAAAAATAGGTTACTATAAAGCGGCAGAGATTGCACAAACCGCACATAAGAACGGAAGCACTTTGAAGGAAACTGCAATTGCTTTAGGATACCTGACTGCTGAAGAATTTGATCAGTGGGTCAAACCTGAGGATATGGTAGGAAAAATCAATTGA
- a CDS encoding YncE family protein: MRKLLALLLITLISCKESEEISQVMTPALVTANGGDNSLSFIDPNTMEEKQRIYLKAPRATYLHHLGLSPQADKIALAFPEYDFSEGHDGLHNLQVQGHVSVWNKASNKLENTYTVPYANHNAVFSPDGKEIWTGLVSHSGRILVHSALDGSQLATITVGADPHEILFANEGRYVVVTCLESSFLTVIDAQTKKVIRDIKVDPFPTNVWPGRDTYHVIVENSTQKTINIIDLRSFQVIDHLDLDFAPGYSAFDEEGNLWICTKGQNYLRKFRKADGSWKEIQKIETHHDPHQFLIFASKLWLVNQKQNTVQIIDLKTGDITGSISVGLKPNAIIYMP, encoded by the coding sequence ATGCGCAAACTTTTAGCTTTACTACTTATCACCCTTATATCCTGCAAAGAAAGTGAAGAGATCTCCCAAGTGATGACTCCTGCACTCGTGACAGCTAACGGTGGCGACAATAGCCTTTCCTTTATCGATCCGAACACTATGGAAGAAAAGCAAAGGATCTATTTAAAAGCTCCCAGAGCCACTTACTTGCACCATCTGGGATTAAGTCCGCAAGCCGACAAAATAGCTCTCGCATTCCCTGAATATGACTTTTCAGAAGGACATGACGGACTACATAACTTGCAAGTCCAAGGTCATGTATCTGTTTGGAACAAAGCCTCCAATAAACTGGAAAATACGTACACCGTTCCTTATGCTAATCACAATGCTGTGTTCTCCCCAGACGGCAAAGAAATCTGGACAGGATTGGTTTCCCATTCCGGAAGGATTTTAGTTCATTCCGCACTAGATGGAAGTCAGTTAGCCACCATCACGGTAGGTGCGGATCCCCATGAGATTTTATTTGCAAACGAGGGGAGGTATGTAGTAGTTACCTGTCTGGAATCTTCATTCCTTACTGTAATTGATGCCCAAACCAAAAAGGTCATCAGAGACATTAAGGTTGACCCCTTCCCTACTAACGTATGGCCGGGCAGAGACACTTATCATGTTATTGTAGAAAATTCCACCCAAAAGACAATAAATATCATTGACCTCAGAAGTTTTCAAGTGATAGATCATCTGGATTTGGACTTTGCTCCCGGATATTCTGCTTTTGATGAAGAGGGAAATCTATGGATCTGTACCAAAGGCCAGAATTACCTAAGAAAGTTCAGGAAAGCAGATGGCTCCTGGAAAGAAATTCAGAAGATAGAAACGCACCATGATCCCCACCAATTTCTTATTTTTGCCTCCAAACTTTGGTTAGTCAATCAAAAACAAAATACGGTTCAGATTATTGACCTAAAAACCGGAGACATCACAGGTTCCATCAGCGTGGGACTAAAGCCGAATGCCATTATTTACATGCCATGA
- a CDS encoding NUDIX hydrolase, producing MTLYQYLPQSEEQWKLKQRFIEFIEDNPDAYLRSNLQGHLTASVFAVDEDKILLIHHKKLDKWLQPGGHCDGNPDTLEVALKELWEETGILVEAEQQEVIDLDIHLIPERKDVPAHYHYDVRYLVKADSKAPIIQNHETNEILWIPFSEIEDYTSEDSILRVIERISSEN from the coding sequence ATGACCTTATATCAATACCTACCACAGTCAGAAGAACAATGGAAACTCAAACAAAGGTTTATTGAGTTCATAGAGGATAATCCGGATGCCTATCTAAGAAGTAATCTGCAAGGCCACCTGACCGCGTCAGTATTTGCCGTTGACGAGGACAAGATTCTACTCATACATCACAAAAAATTAGATAAATGGCTGCAACCCGGAGGACATTGCGACGGTAACCCGGACACTTTAGAAGTAGCCCTAAAAGAACTATGGGAGGAAACCGGCATTCTGGTCGAGGCTGAGCAGCAAGAGGTCATAGACCTGGATATTCATTTGATTCCGGAAAGAAAGGATGTGCCGGCCCATTACCATTATGATGTGCGTTATTTAGTTAAAGCAGATTCTAAGGCACCCATCATACAAAACCACGAAACGAACGAGATTCTTTGGATACCTTTCTCCGAAATAGAAGACTACACTTCAGAAGACTCGATTCTAAGGGTGATAGAAAGAATCAGCTCAGAAAACTAA
- the holA gene encoding DNA polymerase III subunit delta — protein MNYRKIVKDLNSNSLKPLYFLHGTEPYYIDLMAEKLLEVTVPDFEKGFNEYVLYGKDVSTGDVLNVARKFPMMAERQLVLVKEAHAITDLGQKEGQARLEAYAKNPLTSTVLVLCFGKPQDERKTWVKAFAGKGELHHFKKMYDSEVPEFISELCKEENLKISPKAIQLLSEHLGNNPQAISKEIEKLKINLQEGETIDADIIEKYVGVSKEFNVFELQKALIDKQVTKAFKIAHYFGSNSKDHPVTVNIISLYNFFSKVLLLHGLGGRPDAELSRILGVNPYFLKDYKRAAQNYSLSQLRKVIQALRLADARSKGVDAGNISDMDLYKELIFSFLS, from the coding sequence ATGAATTACCGTAAAATAGTTAAAGATCTAAATTCGAATAGTCTCAAGCCCTTGTATTTCCTACATGGTACGGAGCCGTATTACATAGATTTAATGGCTGAAAAGCTCCTGGAAGTCACGGTTCCCGATTTTGAAAAGGGCTTTAATGAATATGTCCTATACGGTAAAGACGTAAGTACCGGCGATGTATTGAACGTAGCCAGGAAGTTTCCCATGATGGCCGAACGTCAGTTGGTTCTGGTCAAAGAAGCCCATGCTATTACGGATCTGGGACAAAAAGAGGGCCAGGCAAGATTAGAAGCCTATGCCAAAAATCCTTTGACCTCTACCGTATTGGTCCTTTGCTTTGGTAAGCCTCAAGACGAAAGGAAAACGTGGGTGAAGGCATTTGCGGGCAAAGGAGAGCTCCATCATTTCAAAAAGATGTATGACTCTGAAGTGCCGGAGTTTATATCCGAGTTATGTAAGGAGGAGAATCTAAAGATTAGTCCGAAAGCTATACAATTATTGAGTGAGCATTTGGGGAATAATCCTCAGGCTATAAGTAAAGAAATAGAGAAACTCAAGATCAATCTTCAAGAAGGGGAGACCATAGATGCGGATATCATTGAGAAATATGTTGGCGTTTCTAAGGAGTTCAATGTTTTTGAATTGCAAAAGGCTTTGATTGATAAACAGGTAACCAAAGCTTTCAAAATAGCTCATTATTTTGGTAGTAACTCGAAAGATCATCCGGTTACAGTTAATATTATCTCTCTTTATAATTTCTTTTCCAAGGTTTTACTTCTCCATGGTTTAGGAGGTAGACCTGATGCGGAACTATCAAGAATACTAGGAGTAAATCCTTATTTTCTAAAGGATTATAAGAGAGCCGCCCAAAACTACTCTTTGTCTCAGTTAAGGAAAGTGATCCAGGCCCTACGTTTAGCGGATGCCAGATCCAAAGGTGTAGATGCGGGTAATATCTCTGATATGGATCTTTATAAAGAGTTAATATTTAGTTTTCTGAGCTGA
- a CDS encoding acyl carrier protein phosphodiesterase, with the protein MNYLAHLFLAGNNHGKILGALLEDYIRGGIENEKNRTLPEDVKAGLRLHRHIDTFTDTDPTVGKIKQKFYTPFGKYSGVIVDVLLDHFVQKHWDLYAQEPFSDFRSRIYQSLTTQYTELHPLPLKKLIASMVEHDWLQNYLYFWGLEKAMSSLNRRVHGVDLVESVSVFKNHYEEIEADFLEYFPRLIASTTNELP; encoded by the coding sequence ATGAATTATCTGGCACATCTGTTCTTAGCGGGAAATAACCACGGAAAGATCTTAGGCGCTTTGCTGGAAGATTATATCAGAGGTGGTATTGAAAACGAAAAGAACAGAACATTACCGGAAGACGTTAAAGCCGGGCTGAGGCTTCACAGGCATATTGATACCTTTACGGATACAGATCCTACAGTTGGAAAGATTAAACAAAAGTTCTATACTCCATTTGGGAAATATTCCGGAGTTATAGTAGATGTGCTGTTAGACCATTTCGTCCAAAAACACTGGGATCTATATGCACAGGAGCCTTTTTCGGATTTTCGGTCCCGGATCTATCAAAGTTTGACCACTCAATATACTGAGTTGCATCCTCTACCATTAAAGAAATTAATTGCTTCCATGGTGGAGCATGATTGGCTGCAAAACTATTTGTATTTTTGGGGACTGGAAAAAGCAATGTCCAGTTTGAACAGAAGGGTTCATGGAGTAGATCTGGTAGAATCCGTATCTGTATTCAAGAATCATTATGAGGAAATTGAAGCTGATTTCTTGGAATATTTTCCAAGGCTAATCGCAAGCACTACCAATGAATTACCGTAA
- a CDS encoding deoxycytidylate deaminase translates to MDKPKFDDIFMDLAIQLAKRSHCVRAQVGAVLVNDTRIISIGYNGPPAGTHNCDDEFGEQGCPRDSKGSCSLALHAEQNAILYATKNGANVEGSTLYVTLSPCIACARVIFSMKIKKVFYLNSYAEYKGLSSDEGVDFLRRFGIEVVKYEPS, encoded by the coding sequence ATGGACAAACCTAAGTTTGATGATATTTTCATGGATTTGGCTATTCAATTAGCCAAAAGATCGCACTGTGTTCGCGCGCAAGTGGGAGCGGTCCTAGTGAATGATACCAGAATTATATCCATAGGCTATAATGGACCTCCTGCGGGTACACATAATTGCGACGATGAGTTCGGAGAACAGGGCTGTCCCCGAGATTCTAAAGGAAGCTGTTCCTTAGCCTTACATGCTGAGCAAAATGCCATACTTTATGCTACTAAGAATGGGGCTAATGTAGAAGGTTCTACCCTGTATGTGACCTTATCACCCTGTATAGCCTGTGCTCGGGTCATCTTTTCTATGAAAATCAAAAAGGTTTTTTATTTGAACTCTTACGCAGAATATAAAGGCTTGAGTTCGGATGAGGGTGTGGATTTTTTACGTAGATTTGGAATAGAGGTAGTGAAATATGAGCCATCATGA